TATGTATTTGAGCTCCTTGCGgttttgtttgtatctttCATAGTTAATTTCAATGTTCATACTTAGGGTAGTGAATTTCCAAGTTGGGTCTTTTATCTTCgtgtttttgcttcttagtAGTATCTATTTGCAAGGAAACTAGGATTGATTTCCCTTTGCTGTTTGATTTAGATGATGTTCACAGTTTTTATGTTCTTGAAAGGTTACATTTTTTCAGCAGTTTGAGATTCCTATGATGTTGAAAATGCAGTTCTTTTGTGCTTGTTCAGGTTTCACTACGTTGAGGATGGTTCTTCTGATGGGTGCCGAGAATAATCTTATGGAAGAAACAACAGCTGTTACCGAAGAAGATTCCTATGATGATGAGTTTCCCTGCGGAGATCCACAAGTTGAGCCTCGTGTTGGAGATGAATTTCAGGTCGACATTCCTCCTATGATGTCTGCAACCAAGCGTGCTGTGTTTCTTTCGACTCCTGTTGCTTTGGATGATTCGTCATATTCTTTTCTCATCGGACTACCTGTCCAAGTCATGTGGATAGACAAACATAGAAGAGGGCAAGGAAATGGAGATGACAATGTTGACATGAACCAGTCCTTGAAGTCTTTAAGAGCCAAAAAAAGCCGTTGCTCTGCCAAGATCAGAGGAAAGAGTGACAAGAATTCGGAAACCAAGAAGCAAAGATCGAATCTTGAGGCTGTTCCTGTGATACCGTCCAGTTCTTGGGAAGATTTGGAGGTGGCTAGCTTTGTTCTTGGTCTGTATACATTTGGGAAGAACTTTACTCAGGTGAAGAATTTCATGGAGAACAAAGGAATAGGAGAGATCATGTTGTTTTACTATGGGAAGTTCTACAATTCTGCAAAGTACCACAGTTGGTCTGAATCCCGAAAGAAGCGCAACCGCAAATGTGTATTTGGAAGAACGCTCTATTCAGGTTGGAGGCAACAACAATTGTTAACCCGTTTGATGCCTTCTATTCCTGATGAACCTCAGAAACAGATACTTGTGGATGTGAGTCTCTTTCACATCCTAATGCGGAATGCTTAACCActgtatatttgttttttcattgatCTTACTATTCGCAGGTCTCAAAGTCATTTGCTGAAGGTACTATCACTCTAGAGAAATACGTAAGTGCAGTGAAGAATCTTGTGGGTCTCAGGCTTCTGGTAGACGCTGTGGCGAttggtaaagaaaaagaagatctcACGGTTCCTACATCAACACCAATGAAGACCAAACCATGGTTCActgtttcttcaaaatcttctttGGTCCCTGGAGAAGGGGATTACAATTCCCTCACATCGGCTGGCATAATAAATCAGTTAACTGGCTGTTCTCGTCTGAGCAAAGCCCGTTGCAATGATATATTCTGGGGCGCTGTATGGCCGCGTTTGCTAGCCAGAGGATGGCATTCACAGCAGCCAGAGGACCGTGGCTATTTCAAATCTAAGGATTACATTGTTTTCATTGTCCCTGGCGTGAAAAAGTTTTCAAGACAGGAGCTTGTCAAAGGAGATCACTACTTTGATTCCGTCAGTGATATTCTAACAAAGGTTGTGTCAGAGCCTGAACTTCTTGAGAATGAAACAGGAGGAGTTGCTGCAGAGCTTTCTTCTGACAAGTCAGATGAAGAGTCTGTCCCGTCTGATAGTCTAAGACACCGTTACCTCAGGTCTCCATGTTCTAACCGTGGAACTCTGGGAATGAAATTCACTGTTGTGGACACTAGTTTGGCTACTGGAGGAAAGTTGTGTGATTTACGGAATCTGAATGCAGAGTGTCTAGTAGTTTCTGAGCCAAACGTTCGTCTAGAAGTTAAAGATTCTCCTGTGCTTAAAAATTCTCTGGACAGTCAGAATGTGGAAAAGTCGCAAGTGAGGCCTCTGGATGCCAAGAACCAAGTGGATGACCCAATGCGATTCACGATTATTGATACGAGTGTAGACCACTGCGAAAAATCATCTGGGTTTAGGAGATGGAGATATTTACCAAGtgatgaaacaaaaagggGTCATGTAGGGGCTGATTCTGGTataaaggaagagaagacTTTGGAGAAGGTTAAGGATCCATCAAAGAGGGTTATTAAGCATCGGTCTACCCCTCGAGCAGAAACTAATTATCATGCTGTAAATTCTGCACCATATTTGAAACGCAGACGGCTCAGTGCTTGCATTTCCAGAGAAAGTCCAGTGTCCAAACATATACCAGGTGATGATGACACAAAAATGACTGTTTGTCTTGAATCAGAGCAGCAAAGTATATGTGTGGTCCAACAACAAACTAGCACTTGTGAAGAGATGAATCAGGATAAAGAGACTGTGCCGTTGGTTGAGCATATGAAATTAAAGTCTGATCAATCAAAAAAGACTGGAACTGGGCCATCATCTTTGCTTGTTGAGATTCAAGAAACGACAGAGATTGAACCAAGCGGGTTAAATTCCAACACTGGTGTAGACAAGAACTGTTCTCCAGAGAAAATAAGTACATCCCatgaacaaaaaccaaatggGCTTTGTTCAGTGTCAAAGTCGGACAAAAAACGAGCTTCCAATGATCTGGAACAAAAGCAAGCACTTGAGCTTCCTTCCATTTCAGGCTTAAACAATAGATCTTCTTCCAATGATCTGGGAACTACTCAAGAGCTGGGTTCATCTGAACAACAACACGGCCAACAGAATAATACAGATGGTCCTAGAAGACAGAGCACAAGAAAGAGACCATTGACCACTCGGGCTCTGGAAGCTATGGAATCCGACTTTCTTACAACCAAGAGAATGAAAAGCACGACTAAA
This sequence is a window from Arabidopsis thaliana chromosome 1 sequence. Protein-coding genes within it:
- a CDS encoding arginine-glutamic acid dipeptide repeat protein (unknown protein; FUNCTIONS IN: molecular_function unknown; INVOLVED IN: biological_process unknown; LOCATED IN: membrane; EXPRESSED IN: leaf; BEST Arabidopsis thaliana protein match is: unknown protein (TAIR:AT1G09050.1); Has 614 Blast hits to 567 proteins in 104 species: Archae - 2; Bacteria - 12; Metazoa - 344; Fungi - 31; Plants - 81; Viruses - 0; Other Eukaryotes - 144 (source: NCBI BLink).), translated to MVLLMGAENNLMEETTAVTEEDSYDDEFPCGDPQVEPRVGDEFQVDIPPMMSATKRAVFLSTPVALDDSSYSFLIGLPVQVMWIDKHRRGQGNGDDNVDMNQSLKSLRAKKSRCSAKIRGKSDKNSETKKQRSNLEAVPVIPSSSWEDLEVASFVLGLYTFGKNFTQVKNFMENKGIGEIMLFYYGKFYNSAKYHSWSESRKKRNRKCVFGRTLYSGWRQQQLLTRLMPSIPDEPQKQILVDVSKSFAEGTITLEKYVSAVKNLVGLRLLVDAVAIGKEKEDLTVPTSTPMKTKPWFTVSSKSSLVPGEGDYNSLTSAGIINQLTGCSRLSKARCNDIFWGAVWPRLLARGWHSQQPEDRGYFKSKDYIVFIVPGVKKFSRQELVKGDHYFDSVSDILTKVVSEPELLENETGGVAAELSSDKSDEESVPSDSLRHRYLRSPCSNRGTLGMKFTVVDTSLATGGKLCDLRNLNAECLVVSEPNVRLEVKDSPVLKNSLDSQNVEKSQVRPLDAKNQVDDPMRFTIIDTSVDHCEKSSGFRRWRYLPSDETKRGHVGADSGIKEEKTLEKVKDPSKRVIKHRSTPRAETNYHAVNSAPYLKRRRLSACISRESPVSKHIPGDDDTKMTVCLESEQQSICVVQQQTSTCEEMNQDKETVPLVEHMKLKSDQSKKTGTGPSSLLVEIQETTEIEPSGLNSNTGVDKNCSPEKISTSHEQKPNGLCSVSKSDKKRASNDLEQKQALELPSISGLNNRSSSNDLGTTQELGSSEQQHGQQNNTDGPRRQSTRKRPLTTRALEAMESDFLTTKRMKSTTKPEPRKRESSTKKKRSAKACNRNGSADLEHRREDRNIFIWKAPTSKPLDQIEDTKPRYLLNEARTESKTLDRIQESRPVLTEYRKLPPIVLKLPFRRG